One Nonomuraea angiospora DNA segment encodes these proteins:
- a CDS encoding glycosyltransferase, producing the protein MPPSRRGNERTSRPTLLEIIVPAYNEERRLPGGLLQLCAKLARLPFPTAVIVVDNASTDRTAEIVSTWPQEPVPVRLAQCPTPGKGAAVRAGLLETTAPFVGFCDADMATDLRAVERAFGLLLSGERIVIGSRAHPLAEVEHRHSPIRELGAFGFRALARVLVPGVSDTQCGFKFFDGLLAREMAARLRTDGFAFDVELLARCVADGATVLEIPVTWHDMPGSRFSPARHSLGIVLELCRIWARLRAESRGSLRVKQPLDSLGYP; encoded by the coding sequence ATGCCGCCCTCCCGTCGAGGGAACGAGAGGACGAGCCGACCGACACTGCTTGAGATCATCGTTCCCGCGTACAACGAGGAACGGCGACTTCCCGGGGGGCTCCTGCAGCTGTGCGCGAAGCTTGCCCGCCTTCCGTTCCCGACAGCCGTCATCGTCGTGGACAACGCCAGCACCGACCGCACCGCGGAGATCGTCAGCACCTGGCCGCAGGAGCCGGTCCCGGTACGCCTCGCGCAGTGCCCCACGCCCGGCAAGGGCGCGGCGGTGCGCGCCGGGCTGCTGGAGACCACCGCGCCCTTCGTCGGCTTCTGTGACGCCGACATGGCCACCGACCTGCGGGCCGTCGAGCGCGCCTTCGGGCTGCTGCTCTCCGGCGAGCGCATCGTCATCGGCTCGCGCGCGCATCCCCTGGCCGAGGTGGAGCACCGGCACAGCCCGATCCGCGAGCTGGGCGCGTTCGGATTCCGCGCGCTGGCCAGAGTGCTCGTGCCCGGGGTGAGTGACACCCAGTGCGGGTTCAAGTTCTTCGACGGGCTGCTCGCCCGCGAGATGGCGGCCCGGCTGAGGACCGACGGCTTCGCCTTCGACGTCGAGCTGCTCGCGCGCTGCGTCGCGGACGGCGCCACGGTGCTGGAGATCCCGGTGACGTGGCATGACATGCCCGGATCGCGGTTCTCCCCGGCCCGGCACAGCCTGGGCATAGTGCTGGAGCTCTGCCGGATCTGGGCGCGGCTGCGCGCGGAGTCGCGCGGCTCCCTCAGGGTGAAGCAACCGCTGGACTCCCTCGGATATCCGTGA
- a CDS encoding glycosyltransferase family 4 protein has protein sequence MNIAIVNWRDPWHPAAGGAEVYAWELARRFAAGGDRVWFVTARAPGQAREESVEGVRLVRMGGSFTVYPLVLLWMLVRRDRFDVVLDCQNGIPFFTPLVVGRRTRVLCVVHHVHDRQFDVHLAWWLAALGRFLEGPVSRWAYRGRECVAVSPSTVRAMRERLGWRGPIHLVPNGVPDRPRAGAARSRRPRLVCVGRLVAHKRVELLLEAVPELRERWPDLVVDVVGRGPEEARLRAAAPEGVVLHGYLSEEDKERLVSAAWLQVNTSQGEGWGLCVLEAAALGVPTVAYDVDGLRDAVRPGETGWLLPEGADLAKGITAAIDELQVAPDTYSVKCREWADRFSWDGSAARLAALIRRPPDAPAAPVVLEWEER, from the coding sequence GTGAACATCGCCATCGTCAACTGGCGTGACCCGTGGCATCCCGCCGCGGGGGGCGCCGAGGTCTACGCCTGGGAGCTGGCCCGGCGCTTCGCGGCCGGCGGGGACCGGGTGTGGTTCGTCACGGCCCGCGCCCCCGGGCAGGCCCGTGAGGAGAGCGTCGAAGGGGTGCGGCTGGTCCGCATGGGCGGGTCGTTCACCGTCTACCCGCTGGTGCTGCTCTGGATGCTGGTCCGGCGCGACCGCTTCGACGTGGTCCTCGACTGCCAGAACGGCATCCCGTTCTTCACGCCGCTGGTCGTGGGGCGGCGCACCCGGGTGTTGTGCGTGGTGCACCACGTGCACGACCGGCAGTTCGACGTGCACCTGGCGTGGTGGCTGGCCGCGCTCGGCCGGTTCCTGGAGGGGCCGGTGTCGCGGTGGGCGTACCGAGGGCGCGAGTGCGTGGCCGTCTCGCCGTCCACCGTGCGCGCCATGCGGGAGCGGCTCGGCTGGCGCGGGCCCATCCACCTCGTCCCGAACGGGGTGCCCGACCGGCCGCGCGCGGGCGCCGCGCGGAGCCGGCGGCCGCGGCTCGTGTGCGTCGGCAGGCTCGTCGCGCACAAGCGGGTGGAGCTGCTGCTGGAGGCCGTGCCCGAGCTCAGGGAGCGCTGGCCGGACCTGGTCGTGGACGTCGTCGGCAGGGGGCCCGAGGAGGCGCGGCTGCGTGCCGCGGCACCCGAGGGCGTGGTCCTGCACGGCTACCTGAGCGAGGAGGACAAGGAGCGGCTGGTCTCCGCCGCCTGGCTGCAGGTCAACACCTCTCAGGGCGAGGGATGGGGGCTGTGCGTGCTGGAGGCGGCCGCGCTGGGGGTGCCGACGGTGGCGTACGACGTGGACGGGCTGCGGGACGCGGTGCGGCCCGGCGAGACCGGCTGGCTGCTGCCCGAGGGCGCGGACCTGGCCAAGGGCATCACCGCGGCCATCGACGAGCTCCAGGTGGCCCCCGACACCTATAGCGTGAAATGTCGGGAATGGGCGGACCGGTTCTCCTGGGACGGCAGCGCCGCGCGGCTCGCCGCCCTCATCCGCCGTCCCCCCGACGCCCCCGCCGCACCAGTTGTCCTTGAATGGGAGGAACGGTGA
- a CDS encoding alpha-(1->3)-arabinofuranosyltransferase domain-containing protein, which translates to MSERARHRLWLAICCLGFAVLAFTTKPGSIISDTKLDLALNPIGWLERVAHLWDLQHFGQLQNQAAGYVFPMGPFFALGELAGLDAWVIQRLWLTALLCLAFLGVERLARQLRIGGPGTAIAAALAYALAPRTLSILGEISIEWLPAAMLPWILIPLLTAAETGQRARGAIRSGLAVALCGGVNAVAVLAVLVAPVVYILTRPRPVPRWRLLAWWTGTVSVATLFWWLPLLLVGRYAFSFLPYTETASTTTQVTSLTNVLRGASDWVRYLTVNGVATQPPGYEIATAAAMVVVTGLLAALGLAGLARRDLPAKGFVVTLFLIGTAALVAGHMSALEPVVAEPVRWLLDGPLAPLRNLRKFDPLVRLPLALGLAHLLAHVTARARLPIRSVAVATLAALVLPVFNQGLAPPGEFKEVPLYWRQAATWLNQNAGDDGVLVVPGAKFGEYLWGRPMDDPLQPLSAVRWTARQVTAAGSVGMTRLLDVIDQRLTAGHGSVGLTEVLRRMGVHYLLVRNDLMRANLQGAWPSRVYEALRESPGITKVTSFGGEVGDTATDDAVESVDWPFPALELYEVSQSSDLVSVEPAGDALEVRGGPDSLLTMGDLGLLGEGPALVNGDGADSGLPTVVSDGLRLRERQFGEIRSNWSPTLTADRRDDFTGVKELDLLEDGWLEETATAEYDGIADVTASSSVADADAVPGLSTPGRGPWAALDGDLDTGWESGGWKRPENEWLRIDLRQPREIPRLRVTFTNNLLISQSVRKVAVETENGRLVQDVARTNDAQTLGVPAGPTSWVRIRVLGTYNAEWSFVQRVGITEIAIPGILPGRTIRMPGRDGDVFVMDRGLDERPRCMRNWARWVCNPLLVRSGEEGAGFDRTFTSESGKKTALRGSAVLRDVALVDRFTRLSGDLTTVTGSSAMSKDAVLAPRSAFDADSATTWVPSPEDAEPTLTLGWKGKRTVSQIQVARPGGDRQALDVVVTGAKGEVRGGRVDAGGTLRFKPLTTTRLKLRFYPASRRLQVTELVIPGLSPASRPAGPEFRLGCGLGPTLQVNGAAVKTKVTGVYADLLEGRPVRITACGRVTLRAGDNRVRAAGWEPFAVENLAIGAFPPRRKAVESSAARGAWSSVEREVRVSAPEDSFLVVNENFNTGWRAELDGRQLRPIRIDGWKQGWQLPAGTAGTVRLTYGPDQPYRLALGLGLAGIALLALLSLVMHGPRPEHVKETAAAAQSRLARWRVPYVVVLGLAFGGWVADWPGMLVALAAVVATLWLRVRLPYTHWASAGLLGAATLALAAGVFLRNRGVDVDPLLDQVPQLLSCAAMGSLFGQLVTAPEPTPEPEVPAEREVLTATGG; encoded by the coding sequence GTGAGCGAGCGGGCCAGGCATCGGCTCTGGCTGGCGATCTGCTGCCTCGGCTTCGCCGTGCTGGCGTTCACCACCAAGCCCGGCAGCATCATCTCCGACACCAAGCTCGACCTCGCGCTCAACCCGATCGGCTGGCTGGAGCGCGTCGCCCACCTGTGGGACCTGCAGCATTTCGGGCAGCTCCAGAACCAGGCCGCCGGCTACGTGTTCCCGATGGGGCCGTTCTTCGCGCTCGGCGAGCTGGCCGGGCTGGACGCCTGGGTGATCCAGCGGCTCTGGCTGACGGCGCTGCTCTGCCTGGCCTTCCTGGGCGTGGAGCGGCTGGCCAGGCAGTTGCGCATCGGCGGGCCCGGCACCGCGATCGCCGCCGCGCTGGCGTACGCGCTGGCGCCGCGCACGCTGTCGATCCTCGGCGAGATCTCGATCGAGTGGCTGCCCGCGGCGATGCTGCCGTGGATCCTGATCCCGCTGCTCACCGCCGCGGAGACGGGCCAGCGCGCCCGCGGCGCGATCAGGTCCGGGCTGGCCGTGGCGCTGTGCGGCGGCGTGAACGCGGTGGCGGTGCTGGCCGTGCTGGTCGCCCCCGTCGTCTACATCCTCACCCGGCCGCGCCCGGTGCCCCGCTGGCGGCTGCTCGCCTGGTGGACCGGCACCGTGTCGGTGGCCACGCTGTTCTGGTGGCTGCCGCTGCTCCTGGTGGGCCGTTACGCGTTCTCCTTCCTGCCGTACACCGAGACGGCCTCCACCACCACGCAGGTCACCTCGCTGACGAACGTGCTGCGCGGCGCCTCCGACTGGGTGCGCTACCTGACCGTCAACGGCGTCGCCACGCAGCCGCCCGGGTACGAGATCGCCACCGCGGCCGCCATGGTCGTGGTCACCGGCCTGCTCGCCGCGCTCGGCCTGGCCGGGCTGGCCCGGCGCGACCTGCCGGCCAAGGGGTTCGTCGTCACCCTGTTCCTGATCGGCACGGCGGCGCTGGTCGCCGGGCACATGAGCGCGCTGGAGCCGGTCGTCGCCGAGCCCGTGCGCTGGCTGCTCGACGGGCCGCTCGCGCCGCTGCGCAACCTGCGCAAGTTCGACCCCCTCGTCCGGCTGCCGCTGGCGCTCGGCCTGGCCCACCTGCTGGCCCACGTGACGGCCAGGGCGCGGCTGCCGATCCGGTCGGTGGCCGTGGCGACGCTCGCCGCGCTGGTCCTGCCGGTCTTCAACCAGGGCCTGGCCCCGCCCGGCGAGTTCAAGGAGGTGCCGCTCTACTGGCGGCAGGCCGCGACGTGGCTCAACCAGAACGCCGGCGACGACGGGGTGCTCGTCGTGCCCGGCGCCAAGTTCGGCGAGTACCTGTGGGGCCGGCCCATGGACGACCCGCTGCAGCCGCTGTCCGCCGTCCGCTGGACCGCCCGGCAGGTCACGGCGGCCGGCTCCGTGGGCATGACCAGGCTGCTCGACGTCATCGACCAGCGGCTCACCGCCGGCCACGGCTCGGTGGGGCTGACCGAGGTGCTGCGCAGGATGGGCGTGCACTACCTGCTCGTCAGGAACGACCTGATGCGGGCCAACCTGCAGGGAGCCTGGCCGTCACGCGTCTACGAGGCGCTGCGCGAGTCGCCCGGCATCACCAAGGTCACCTCGTTCGGCGGCGAGGTGGGCGACACCGCCACCGACGACGCCGTCGAATCGGTGGACTGGCCCTTCCCGGCGCTGGAGCTGTACGAGGTGTCGCAGAGCAGCGACCTGGTCAGCGTGGAGCCCGCCGGGGACGCGCTGGAGGTGCGCGGCGGCCCGGACTCGCTGCTGACGATGGGCGACCTCGGCCTGCTCGGCGAGGGTCCGGCGCTGGTGAACGGCGACGGGGCCGACTCCGGCCTGCCCACCGTGGTCAGCGACGGCCTGCGGCTGCGCGAGCGGCAGTTCGGCGAGATCAGGTCCAACTGGTCACCCACCCTGACCGCGGACCGGCGCGACGACTTCACCGGCGTCAAGGAGCTCGACCTGCTGGAGGACGGCTGGCTGGAGGAGACGGCCACCGCCGAGTACGACGGCATCGCCGACGTCACGGCCTCCTCCTCGGTCGCCGACGCGGACGCCGTGCCCGGCCTCAGCACCCCCGGCCGGGGCCCCTGGGCCGCGCTGGACGGCGACCTGGACACCGGCTGGGAGAGCGGCGGCTGGAAGCGGCCGGAGAACGAATGGCTGCGGATCGACCTCCGCCAGCCCCGGGAGATCCCCCGGCTGCGGGTGACCTTCACCAACAACCTGCTGATCAGCCAGTCGGTCCGCAAGGTGGCCGTGGAGACCGAGAACGGCCGGCTGGTCCAGGACGTCGCCAGGACCAACGACGCCCAGACGCTCGGCGTCCCCGCCGGGCCGACGAGCTGGGTGCGGATCAGGGTGCTGGGCACGTACAACGCGGAGTGGAGCTTCGTGCAGCGGGTCGGCATCACCGAGATCGCGATCCCCGGGATCCTGCCCGGCCGCACCATCAGGATGCCGGGCCGGGACGGGGACGTCTTCGTCATGGACCGCGGGCTGGACGAGCGGCCGCGCTGCATGCGCAACTGGGCTCGCTGGGTGTGCAACCCGCTGCTGGTCAGGTCGGGTGAGGAGGGCGCCGGGTTCGACCGGACGTTCACTTCGGAGTCCGGCAAGAAGACCGCCCTGCGGGGCTCGGCGGTGCTGCGGGACGTCGCGCTCGTCGACCGGTTCACCCGGCTGAGCGGCGACCTGACCACGGTGACCGGGTCGTCGGCGATGAGCAAGGACGCGGTGCTCGCGCCGAGGTCGGCGTTCGACGCCGACTCCGCCACCACGTGGGTGCCCTCGCCGGAGGACGCCGAGCCGACGCTCACGCTGGGCTGGAAGGGCAAGCGGACCGTCTCGCAGATCCAGGTCGCCCGCCCCGGCGGCGACCGGCAGGCGCTCGACGTGGTCGTGACCGGCGCCAAGGGCGAGGTCCGCGGCGGCCGGGTGGACGCCGGTGGGACGCTGCGGTTCAAGCCGCTCACCACGACGCGGCTGAAGCTGCGCTTCTACCCGGCCTCGCGCCGGCTCCAGGTCACCGAGCTGGTGATCCCCGGCCTCAGCCCGGCGAGCCGGCCGGCCGGGCCGGAGTTCCGGCTGGGCTGCGGGCTGGGCCCGACCCTCCAGGTGAACGGCGCGGCCGTGAAGACCAAGGTCACCGGCGTCTATGCCGACCTGCTGGAGGGGCGGCCCGTGCGGATCACCGCGTGCGGCCGGGTCACGCTGCGGGCGGGGGACAACCGGGTGCGGGCGGCCGGCTGGGAGCCGTTCGCCGTGGAGAACCTCGCGATCGGCGCGTTCCCGCCACGGCGCAAGGCCGTGGAGAGCTCCGCCGCCCGCGGCGCCTGGTCCTCCGTCGAGCGCGAGGTACGGGTGAGCGCGCCCGAGGACTCCTTCCTCGTGGTCAACGAGAACTTCAACACCGGCTGGCGGGCCGAGCTGGACGGCCGGCAGCTGCGCCCGATCCGGATCGACGGGTGGAAGCAGGGCTGGCAGCTGCCCGCGGGCACGGCGGGGACGGTGCGGCTGACGTACGGGCCCGACCAGCCCTACCGGCTCGCGCTCGGGCTGGGCCTGGCCGGGATCGCGCTGCTCGCGCTCCTGTCCCTGGTGATGCACGGCCCCCGCCCCGAGCACGTCAAGGAGACCGCCGCCGCGGCGCAGTCGCGGCTGGCGCGCTGGCGCGTGCCCTACGTCGTGGTGCTGGGCCTGGCGTTCGGCGGCTGGGTGGCGGACTGGCCCGGCATGCTCGTGGCGCTCGCCGCCGTCGTGGCCACCCTCTGGCTGCGGGTACGCCTCCCGTACACGCACTGGGCCTCCGCCGGCCTGCTCGGCGCGGCCACGCTGGCGCTGGCCGCCGGGGTGTTCCTGCGCAACCGGGGCGTCGACGTCGATCCGCTGCTCGACCAGGTGCCGCAGCTCCTGTCGTGCGCGGCGATGGGGTCGCTGTTCGGTCAGCTCGTCACGGCGCCGGAGCCGACACCGGAGCCTGAGGTTCCGGCCGAGCGGGAGGTGCTGACCGCCACCGGCGGCTGA
- a CDS encoding acyltransferase family protein: MTAAPEGPAPGRDAALDGIRALAALGVWVLHVGGNTGMIYQEGMFAWMTSRLGIAVPIFFLLSGLLLYRPWARAVLEDAPSPRVGRYLWRRAMRVLPAYWLVTAVALWAWGQLDWTGRLKWLLLLQNYFEQGRAPDGLYQMWTMPIEMAFYLVLPGLAWLLHRWARGGNRPLRLLGGIAVLPVISLAGVVVSHVLDQPELALWLPNHLIFFAAGMAMAVLSVWIRRREVVDALAPQLLVLALLAFAVLSTELAGPRTLTLPSLSQSLWRMVLETAVAVLLVAPFALASRRDTLPHRVLGNPVAAYLGRISYSFFLWHAPVITLYYKLTGRPVFSGDFVGVAVPTLVAALLVSAVSYHLVEENALRLSRRWRSAPPARPEPQAPVSAPAP, encoded by the coding sequence ATGACGGCCGCCCCGGAAGGCCCCGCCCCCGGGCGGGACGCCGCGCTCGACGGCATCCGCGCCCTGGCCGCGCTCGGCGTCTGGGTCCTGCACGTGGGCGGCAACACCGGGATGATCTACCAGGAGGGCATGTTCGCCTGGATGACGTCCCGGCTCGGCATCGCCGTGCCGATCTTCTTCCTGCTGTCCGGGCTGCTGCTCTACCGGCCGTGGGCCCGCGCCGTGCTGGAGGACGCGCCGTCGCCGCGGGTGGGCCGCTACCTGTGGCGGCGGGCGATGCGCGTGCTGCCCGCCTACTGGCTGGTCACGGCGGTGGCGCTCTGGGCGTGGGGGCAGCTCGACTGGACGGGCCGGCTCAAGTGGCTGTTGCTGCTGCAGAACTACTTCGAGCAGGGGCGGGCGCCCGACGGGCTCTACCAGATGTGGACGATGCCCATCGAGATGGCCTTCTACCTGGTCCTGCCGGGGCTCGCCTGGCTCCTGCACCGGTGGGCGCGCGGCGGCAACCGGCCGCTGCGGCTGCTCGGCGGCATCGCGGTGCTCCCGGTGATCTCGCTGGCCGGCGTGGTCGTCTCGCACGTGCTCGACCAGCCGGAGCTGGCACTGTGGCTGCCGAACCACCTGATCTTCTTCGCCGCCGGCATGGCGATGGCCGTGCTGTCGGTGTGGATCAGGCGGCGCGAGGTGGTGGACGCGCTGGCGCCGCAACTCCTGGTGCTGGCGCTGCTGGCGTTCGCGGTGCTGAGCACGGAGCTGGCCGGGCCGCGCACCCTCACGCTGCCCAGCCTGTCGCAGTCGCTGTGGCGGATGGTCCTGGAGACGGCGGTGGCGGTGCTGCTGGTGGCCCCGTTCGCGCTGGCCTCCCGGCGCGACACGCTGCCGCACCGGGTGCTGGGCAACCCCGTGGCCGCCTATCTGGGGCGCATCTCGTACAGCTTCTTCCTGTGGCACGCGCCGGTGATCACGCTCTACTACAAGCTCACCGGCCGCCCGGTGTTCAGCGGCGACTTCGTGGGCGTGGCGGTGCCCACGCTCGTCGCCGCGCTGCTGGTGAGCGCCGTGAGCTACCACCTCGTCGAGGAGAACGCGCTGCGGCTCAGCCGCCGGTGGCGGTCAGCACCTCCCGCTCGGCCGGAACCTCAGGCTCCGGTGTCGGCTCCGGCGCCGTGA
- a CDS encoding class I SAM-dependent methyltransferase, whose translation MRADLARSIRLFRAFRTEQAKPDAYYTTLAADTAAQLVDRVSLVGATVLDVGGGPGYFADAFRRAGARCVCVDVDAGELTGQGVPGSGVLGSALELPLADGSVDVCFSSNVLEHVPDPWRMAAEMARVTREGGLIFLAYTNWLSPWGGHETSPWHYLGGEHAARRYARVHGRQPKNRYGRSLFPVSVAHGLRWARSAPDVELVDAFPRYLPWWCRPLVKVPVVREFVTWNLVLVLRKLG comes from the coding sequence ATGCGTGCCGATCTGGCCAGGTCCATCCGGCTGTTCCGCGCGTTCAGGACAGAGCAGGCCAAGCCGGACGCGTACTACACCACCCTCGCCGCCGACACCGCCGCCCAGCTCGTGGACCGCGTGTCCCTGGTCGGCGCCACCGTGCTCGACGTGGGCGGCGGCCCTGGATACTTCGCCGACGCCTTCAGGCGGGCCGGCGCCCGGTGCGTGTGCGTGGACGTCGACGCGGGCGAGCTGACCGGCCAGGGCGTGCCCGGCTCCGGCGTACTGGGCAGCGCCCTGGAGCTGCCGCTCGCCGACGGGTCGGTCGACGTGTGCTTCTCCTCCAACGTGCTGGAGCACGTTCCGGACCCGTGGCGGATGGCGGCCGAGATGGCCCGGGTCACCCGCGAGGGCGGGCTGATCTTCCTCGCGTACACGAACTGGCTCTCCCCGTGGGGCGGGCACGAGACCTCGCCCTGGCACTATCTGGGGGGCGAGCACGCCGCCCGCCGGTACGCGCGGGTGCACGGCAGGCAGCCCAAGAACCGCTACGGGCGCTCGCTCTTCCCCGTCTCCGTCGCGCACGGCCTGCGCTGGGCGAGGTCCGCACCGGACGTCGAGCTGGTCGACGCCTTCCCGCGCTACCTGCCGTGGTGGTGCCGTCCGCTGGTCAAGGTCCCCGTCGTCCGGGAGTTCGTCACGTGGAACCTCGTCCTGGTGCTCAGGAAACTCGGATGA
- a CDS encoding DUF3068 domain-containing protein — MQRTPVLVLVAVGAFLVVLAGMVRFWAADRIISAPADQYNTVELEAPSSQYFSVADGKVLTANLKMLVTTRGDVSQATDSRVVWDEFTVVDDVTNNKPQINISERRSAFDRHTGVGINCCGVSVNKEPVTLQGQIYLFPFGTEKKTYKYFNQTAKRAFDATFVGEDTVDGLPVYKFQLKVPPTKIATLSAPASMMGMTGTGDVQVDRWYEGVDTYWVEPTSGAPVKQEVSRNETLKSQDGVERAKALVATASFTPKTVSDLVATARDAKNQITLVKTTIPITLLAAGLLAFAVALAFARRREPRPVVKEPVGA, encoded by the coding sequence ATGCAGCGCACACCTGTACTCGTTCTCGTCGCCGTTGGTGCGTTTCTGGTCGTTCTCGCGGGGATGGTCAGATTCTGGGCGGCGGACCGGATCATCTCCGCGCCGGCGGACCAGTACAACACCGTCGAGCTCGAGGCCCCGTCGTCCCAGTACTTCTCCGTCGCCGACGGCAAGGTGCTGACCGCCAACCTCAAGATGCTGGTCACCACCCGCGGCGACGTCTCGCAGGCCACCGACTCGCGCGTCGTGTGGGACGAGTTCACCGTGGTGGACGACGTCACCAACAACAAGCCGCAGATCAACATCTCCGAGCGGCGCAGCGCCTTCGACCGGCACACCGGCGTGGGCATCAACTGCTGCGGGGTGAGCGTCAACAAGGAGCCCGTGACCCTTCAGGGGCAGATCTACCTGTTCCCCTTCGGCACGGAGAAGAAGACCTACAAGTACTTCAACCAGACGGCCAAGCGCGCCTTCGACGCGACGTTCGTCGGCGAGGACACCGTGGACGGGCTGCCCGTCTACAAGTTCCAGCTCAAGGTGCCCCCGACCAAGATCGCGACGCTGAGCGCCCCCGCCTCGATGATGGGGATGACCGGGACCGGTGACGTCCAGGTCGACCGCTGGTACGAGGGCGTGGACACGTACTGGGTCGAGCCCACCAGCGGCGCGCCGGTCAAGCAGGAAGTGAGCAGGAACGAGACGCTCAAGAGCCAGGATGGGGTCGAGCGGGCCAAGGCCCTGGTCGCCACCGCCTCCTTCACCCCGAAGACCGTCTCCGACCTGGTGGCCACGGCCAGGGACGCCAAGAACCAGATCACCCTGGTGAAGACCACGATCCCCATCACGCTGCTGGCGGCGGGGCTGCTCGCGTTCGCGGTCGCGCTGGCGTTCGCCCGCCGCCGTGAGCCGCGCCCCGTGGTCAAGGAGCCGGTCGGCGCGTAA
- a CDS encoding NAD(P)H-dependent flavin oxidoreductase: protein MRTRVTDMFGIELPIFAFSHCRDVVAAVSRAGGMGVLGALYFTPEELETELKWIDDHVDGKPYGVDVVMPASYEGADFAPEELVGRLQSMIPDGHRGFVENLLAKHGVPPLSSDADPGKVLLGWTDATARPQVEVALRHPIALLANALGPPPADVVDLAHAHGVKVAALASTPRHALKQVEVGVDVVVAQGTEAGGHTGEISTMVLIPQVVDAVDVPVLAAGGIGNGRQMAAGMALGAEGVWTGSLWLTVEEADTPEMAKRRILEATSRDTVRSRSWTGKPARLLKNAWTEAWESEESPGTLPMPLQFMLVSDALRRIGRSDVSDLATFPAGQVIGLTNQVRSTKDVMFGLVEEYGEALERLERLTGD from the coding sequence ATGCGGACACGTGTCACGGACATGTTCGGAATCGAGCTCCCGATCTTCGCCTTCAGCCACTGCAGGGACGTGGTCGCGGCCGTGAGCCGCGCCGGCGGCATGGGTGTGCTCGGCGCGCTCTACTTCACCCCCGAGGAGCTCGAGACCGAGCTCAAGTGGATCGACGACCACGTGGACGGCAAGCCGTACGGCGTGGACGTCGTCATGCCCGCCTCCTACGAGGGCGCCGACTTCGCGCCCGAGGAGCTGGTGGGCCGCCTGCAGTCGATGATCCCCGACGGCCACCGGGGGTTCGTCGAGAACCTCCTGGCCAAGCACGGGGTGCCGCCGCTGTCGTCGGACGCCGACCCCGGCAAGGTGCTGCTCGGCTGGACGGACGCCACCGCGCGCCCGCAGGTCGAGGTCGCCCTGCGGCACCCCATCGCGCTGCTGGCCAACGCGCTCGGCCCGCCCCCCGCCGACGTGGTGGACCTCGCCCACGCGCACGGGGTCAAGGTCGCCGCCCTGGCCTCCACGCCCCGGCACGCGCTCAAGCAGGTGGAGGTCGGCGTGGACGTCGTGGTCGCCCAGGGCACCGAGGCCGGCGGCCACACGGGCGAGATCTCCACCATGGTGCTGATCCCGCAGGTGGTGGACGCGGTGGACGTGCCCGTCCTGGCCGCCGGCGGCATCGGCAACGGCCGCCAGATGGCGGCGGGGATGGCGCTGGGCGCCGAGGGCGTCTGGACCGGCTCGCTCTGGCTCACGGTCGAGGAGGCCGACACCCCGGAGATGGCCAAGCGCCGCATCCTGGAGGCCACCTCCCGCGACACGGTCCGCTCGCGCAGCTGGACCGGCAAGCCCGCGCGGCTGCTCAAGAACGCCTGGACGGAGGCGTGGGAGTCGGAGGAGTCGCCCGGCACGCTGCCGATGCCCCTGCAGTTCATGCTGGTGTCGGACGCCCTGCGGCGCATCGGCCGCTCCGACGTGTCGGACCTGGCCACCTTCCCGGCCGGCCAGGTCATCGGCCTCACCAACCAGGTCCGCTCGACCAAGGACGTCATGTTCGGCCTGGTGGAGGAGTACGGTGAGGCGCTCGAACGGCTGGAGCGCCTCACCGGCGACTAG
- a CDS encoding crotonase/enoyl-CoA hydratase family protein → MELLPISTPHCRIERDGHVLIVTMNRPEARNALSSDMLIGLASAWAYASAEAGIRVAILTGAEGTFCAGADLKAMGQPSTDPEVQARAAQIPNFHWKGLLREEPPTKPIISAVEGYAVAGGTELLVGTDLRVVAESATLGLFEAKRALFPMGGSAVRLPRQIPYCHAMDLLLTGRPIMAAEALSMGLVNRVVPDGQALASARELAEDVAASGPLSVQAILRTYRDTLGMPEPEALKVSDEIGWPVIGSEDAKEGTRAFREKRPPTYHAR, encoded by the coding sequence GTGGAGCTCCTGCCGATCAGCACTCCCCACTGCCGGATCGAACGAGACGGCCATGTCCTGATCGTCACCATGAACCGGCCGGAGGCGCGCAACGCGCTCTCCTCGGACATGCTGATCGGCCTGGCCTCGGCATGGGCGTACGCGTCGGCCGAGGCCGGGATCCGGGTGGCGATCCTGACGGGCGCGGAGGGCACGTTCTGCGCGGGGGCCGACCTCAAGGCCATGGGGCAGCCCTCCACGGACCCGGAGGTCCAGGCCAGGGCCGCGCAGATCCCCAACTTCCACTGGAAGGGCCTGCTCAGGGAGGAGCCGCCCACCAAGCCGATCATCAGCGCGGTCGAGGGCTACGCGGTGGCCGGCGGCACCGAGCTGCTGGTGGGGACGGACCTGCGGGTGGTGGCGGAGTCGGCCACGCTGGGGCTGTTCGAGGCCAAGCGCGCGCTCTTCCCCATGGGCGGCAGCGCCGTACGCCTGCCCCGGCAGATCCCGTACTGCCACGCCATGGACCTCCTCCTGACCGGCCGCCCGATCATGGCGGCGGAGGCGCTGTCCATGGGGCTGGTCAACCGCGTGGTCCCCGACGGCCAGGCGCTGGCCTCGGCCCGGGAGCTGGCCGAGGACGTCGCCGCCTCGGGGCCGCTCTCCGTGCAGGCGATCCTGCGCACGTACCGGGACACGCTGGGCATGCCGGAGCCGGAGGCGCTGAAGGTGTCGGACGAGATCGGCTGGCCGGTGATCGGGTCGGAGGACGCCAAGGAGGGCACCCGGGCCTTCCGCGAGAAGCGCCCCCCGACCTACCACGCGCGCTAG